The nucleotide window AACAATAAAGATAATGAAATCGATgagttaaatgaaataaatctgcAACTAGATGCAGAAAACTCGAATGAAGGCAAAGATGCTGTTGCAGCATTGGCAGGACAAATTCAGGAAGGGAAATATGTAACATTTGAGGACAAACTAATGAATATGATCTCTGAAAGAAATGTAAGGAAGGAAAAGCTCTTAACACTTACCTaagttttgtaattaaaatataaattctctATTTTAGTTTAAGCATAATGTTCATGTCAGTAGAGCAACTGCTATTTATCTAATGGAGAAATATTCCCTATGGTATTGTAAAAGTCCTTATAAAAGTAGCAAAGAGAAATCAGCGGTGGAAACAGATATACTGTGTTATTTATGGTAACTatatgtatactttaaggtcatctttattttatataattttaatattgataCTTTTTAGCTTTTGTGGCAACGAAATCAGTTTTCAATCTGTTGCACAACGGTTTAACATATCATTAGCACATATGAACAAGTCCTTTAAGAATGTCTTACAATTTATAATAGACGAATTGGCTCCTGATATTATAAAGCTTCCAAATTCAAATAATGATAAAGAAAAGATTGCCAATGAGTTTGAGAAGGTTAGGTATAGCAACTTACTATTCAACTTattgacaatattttatttattttcaggtTGCTGGTTTTCCAAATGTCCTGGGTTGTGTGGCCGAAAGCTATTTTCCagtaaaattcaacaaattagCTCAATTCTGTGGAGGTTCCTATATATACCTGCGAGGAGTATGTGATTCAAaggcaaaatttataaatgtaaaaactggCATTCCTAGAGAAATAACTGACTCATTCTTGGAAAAGGATATGCCAGAATTGTGCTCTCCGAATTATCATTTGCTGGGAGACTTGAAATGTCCTATAAGGGAATACCTTATGATACCTTTTGACAATGATGGTAATTTAAGTGattcagaaaaaaatttcaacattaaacTTATTCGTACTCATGTTAAAGTTAAGAATGCATTTGGTATCTTAAGAAGTCGTTTACAACAATTAAAGTATTTAGACTTCGATACTGTGGAAACAGTGTCTGAATTTATTGTTAGCTGTTGTGTTCTTCACAATATCTGTATTGATAGGGATGACTTTCATAATGAAGAAATTTATACCGATGTATCCGATCGACTTTATAGTAGTTCTTTGGCCTCTATTAAAAATGACGAATTTCTGTCAGATTTAGGACTAATGAAAAGATTCGAACTTAAACATGTAATGTTTAGCGC belongs to Calliphora vicina chromosome 4, idCalVici1.1, whole genome shotgun sequence and includes:
- the LOC135958797 gene encoding uncharacterized protein LOC135958797, which produces MKKITILYAQKLMEDLMESSSSSDEDDEVFAVLKAIDQQRSQDKSNEDIENDVINGMNQLPRAENTNEDKYIEQSSEERNNKDNEIDELNEINLQLDAENSNEGKDAVAALAGQIQEGKYVTFEDKLMNMISERNFKHNVHVSRATAIYLMEKYSLWYCKSPYKSSKEKSAVETDILCYLCFCGNEISFQSVAQRFNISLAHMNKSFKNVLQFIIDELAPDIIKLPNSNNDKEKIANEFEKVAGFPNVLGCVAESYFPVKFNKLAQFCGGSYIYLRGVCDSKAKFINVKTGIPREITDSFLEKDMPELCSPNYHLLGDLKCPIREYLMIPFDNDGNLSDSEKNFNIKLIRTHVKVKNAFGILRSRLQQLKYLDFDTVETVSEFIVSCCVLHNICIDRDDFHNEEIYTDVSDRLYSSSLASIKNDEFLSDLGLMKRFELKHVMFSAKT